The Dyadobacter sandarakinus DNA window GTGCGTTTCCGTGAGGTATATGCCGAAGTGTTCGCCTTCCGCGGCAATACGCCCGAGTACTTCTATGACCGCTGGCATTTGTCGGACGATAACCAATGGATTGCAGGGACCTGGCCCGCTTCGCGCTTCAACTATAATGTAGGCGCGATGTACGCAGAGAGCGGTGCGTGGCGGAAAGATGCTTCCTACCTGCGCTTCAAAAGCGCGCAGCTGGGCTACACTGTGAAGCTCGAATGGCTGAAAAAGATCGGTATCCAGGACGTGCGTTTGTACGCAAATGCGCACAATATTTTCACCTGGGCCGACAAGTTCGTCAAACCTTTTGATCCTGAAAAAGTAGAGGGATTGTTCGGTGCAGGACTCACTTACCCGGTGACGCGCAGCTACAACTTTGGTATTAACATCAAATTTTAGTTTTGATAAAAATGAGATTTTTGAAACAAATATTCATCACCACCCTGATCCTGACCGCAGCGAGCTGCAATGTGCTCGACAAGCAGCCGCTGGACAAATTGCAGGGCGAGGCGCTTTTCTCCAATCCGGAGGGCGTGAAGCTGTACATGGCGAACCTGTACTACCAGCTGCCGATCGAGGATTTTACCTTTTTCCGCCAGGGTTTCAACTGGAATACCGGCGACCCGAACAATGGTGGCTTCGCCCCGGCCATGATCACCGACGAGGCAGTACATACCGAGTTTGGCGACTTTATCGGGAACGATGATTTTCAATGGTGGGACCAGGGCTACAAGCTGATCCGTGACGTGAATATACTGATTGATATTATTCCGACGCTGGATATTACGGAGGAAGAAAACAAGGCGCTCGTAGGCGAAAGTGCATTTATCCGCGCCTATGCCTATTTCGCGCTGGCCAAACGCTACGGCGGCGTGCCGCTGATTACAGCTGTGCAGAAATATGAAGGCGATGTGGAGTCGCTGAAAGTGCCCCGCAGTACCGAAAAGGAAACCTGGGATTTTGTACTGAAAGAATGCGACACAGCAATTTCCAACCTGGCCGACTCCTGGCCGGGCGGCGAGCGCAGGGCTACAAAATGGGTGGCCTATGCATTAAAATCGCGCGCTGCCTTACACGCAGCCTCTATTGCCAAATACGGCGACCGCTCCCCGATCTCCGGTACGGCGGTAGATCAGAAGCTGGTTGGTTTGGACAAATCCGCCGCAGCTGAATATTACAAAGCAGCGATTGAAGCTTCGGAAGCGATCATCAATTCCAGCAAATTCGGCTTGTTTAAACCCAACCCGGCAACCCCGGCAGAAGCGGCTAACAATTACCGTCTGCTTTTCGAAGATCCGAACAATGCGCCGGAAGAAGCAATTTTCATCAAAGGTTATGCACGGCCAGGTTCCGGCACCGGACATAACTACGGCATCTGGTACCAGCCGAACCAAACCGCCAACGGGTGGCCGCACCCCGGCCGCATGAACCCGACGCTGGAATTAATGGATGTGTATGAAAGCTACGACAAACCCGGTCAAAGCGCACCTATTGTCACTTCTGCCGCTGCCAATGACCTGACCGATTACAATGGATTCAATGCAGCGAAGCAATACAAACGCTACAACGATCCGGCGGGCATTTTTGAAGGAAAAGATGCACGGATGTGGGCGACCATGATTTTGCCCGGCACGAGCTGGAAAGGTCAGAAAATTGTGATCCAGGCTGGTTTTGTAAAACCCGACGGCGGTACGCAGATCATGGGTGGCGATCCATTTACTTTAAATGGAAAGACTTACTATACCTACGGCGCGGCCGACCGCACGCAATATTCGGGCTTCGATACCTGGGGCGGCAACAATACCCGCACAGGTGTGAGCTTCAAGAAGTTCCTGAACGAAGGCCAGAATATACCGCCGGGCTGGAACCAGACTACGACCGATTTTGCAGACTTCCGTTACGCCGAAATTCTGCTGAACTACGCCGAGGCGATCGTGGAAAGCGGCCAGGGTGATAAAGTAAAAGGTGCAAAGGCGCTGAACGATATCCGCCATCGTGCCGCCCACAAAACGGATGTTCCGCTCACGATTGACAATGTAATCCGCGAGCGCCGGGTGGAGCTGGCTTTTGAGAACAAGCGTTTCTGGGACCTGATCCGCAGGCGTGAATATCACACGATGTTCAACAACACGATCCGCCACGCGATCCTGCCTGTGCTCGACCTGCGTGTGACGCCTGCACAGTACATTTTTGTCCGCACGAATGTGCCCCGCAGCAACCCGTCGACCTTCGATTACAAGCAGTACTACCGGTACATTCCGGGAATCGGCGCGAATGGTCTGGTGCAGAATCCGCAGTATTAGGGATGGAGGAAAGGAGGATGGAGGAAAGGAGGAAAGGAGGAATGGAGGAAAGGAGGATGGCTCTCTTTCTTGCCGCAGTCTCGCTCCTCCCTTCCTCCCTTCCTCCCTTCCTCCCTTCCTCCCTTCCTCCATCCCTCCCTTCCTCCTTCATCCCTTTCGTCCTTTCTCCCTTTAAAACAACTATTATGAAAAAAATAACAACCTTCTTTTCCGTACTGCTGCTGATCATCGTGGCGGCGGCTTGCAGTATCGACAATTATCCTGCCCCTGACGCGCAGCTTTACGGTACTTTCCTCGATGCTGAAACCAATGAACCTGTGGAACAAGATATTATCCGCGGCAGTGTGATTGAGTACATTGAGCAGGGATACGCATCTCAAACGAAGCAGACGATGATCGTAAAAAACGATGGCACCTACCGTAACAATCTGATTTTTGCCAATACTTACTCCATTGCCCCCGTACGCGGCAACTTCGTGCCGCTTTCACCCCAGGAGGTGCAGGTGGCCGGCGAAACGCAGCTCGACTTCAAGGTGCAGCCGTACATCCGGGTAAAAGATGCGAAAATTGAAAAAGTTGGCAGCAAGATTGTGGCTACTTTCAAATTGCAGCAGACAATGATCAACAATGTGCGCAAAATTGGCTTGTACGCGCACCCGCAGCCCTCCGTAGGCGAGCCCATGCGCGTGGCGCTGGTGGAGCAGGAAATCAATGCAACCACTGATCCAAACAAAACGTACACCCTGGAACTCGACGCAGCCGCCAATGCAAACGTGCTGAAAACAGGCAGCCAATACTTCTTCCGCGTAGGTGCACTGATCGACGCGCCCGAGTCGAAGTTTAATTACGCAAAGGCGGTGCGGCTTGGGCTTTGACGGGCGGATCGACCGGTGCTCTGCACCTTCACAATTTTCACCCTGAGCGGCCCGGGCATTTAATGGCCTAACCAAAATGCCTTGTCACCCTGAGCGGAGTCGAAGGGCTGATGCGGCAGATATAATGTTCAATGAGGCAACATAGCTACTAGTTTTTAAAAAGTAAACTAATAAACGCCTTGACCCTATGAGCGCTTTGGCTGCCGCATCAGCCCTTCGACTCCGCTCAGGGTGACAAAAAAAAGTATTAATCCAAACATTATAATTGAAAATGCGACTATTCCTACTTCCTTTAATTCTCTTAACATTTTGTTGTGGGGGCACTGAGCCTGCTGCTGAACCAGGCCCCACGCCCGTCGACGAAGTTAAATACGATGAAACAGGCGTACTTTTCAAATCCTACAAAGGCCTCGTTATGGCGGGGTACCAGGGCTGGTTCACCGCAGAGGGTGATGGGGCTGACCGGGGGTGGCACCATTATCAGAAGAGCGGCAGGTTTGAGCCGGGATTTGCTTCGGTGGATTTCTGGCCGGATGTGACGGAGTATGCCAAAACCTACAATACTGCATTCAAGTACGCGAATGGCGAGGTGGCAAAGGTTTACAGCCCCTATGATGAAGAAAGTGTCGACCTGCATTTCAAATGGATGAAGGAGCATGATATTGACGGGGTGTATATGCAGCGGTTTGTTGGCGAAGTGAAAAGCGAGAAAGGCAAAAACCATTTTAATAAAGTGCTGGCAAATGCATTGAAGGCCTCCAAAAAATACGGACGTGCGCTTTCTATCATGTATGACCTGAGCGGGTCTTCGTCGGCGGATATGGATTTCCTGGCAAAGGATTGGGAAGAGCTGCAACAGCAATTTGCACTTTTTGACAACATAAAAAACCCCACCTACCTGCGCCACAACGGTCGCCCGCTCCTCGCTATATGGGGTGTGGGCTTCAATGACGGACGAAATTACACCGTAGCCGACATTCAGAAGCTGATGGAAAAGGTAAAAGGCCCGACCAAAAAAGCCTCGGTGCTGCTGGGGGTGCCCTATTACTGGCGGACGCTGGAAAAAGATACCGAGAACACGCCGCTGCTGCATCAGCTGATTAAGTCGGCGGATATCATCATGCCGTGGGCGGTGGGCAGGTACAATGCAGGCAGCTACACTTCGGTTGCCGGGCCTACTTTGCCCGGGGATATTGCCTGGTGCAAAACAAACAATATTGACTATGCGCCGCTCGTGTTTCCCGGTTTCAGCTGGGGAAACCTGAAAAATGACAAGTCACTGTATAATCAAATTCCCCGGGCGAAAGGTGACTTTTTGTGGCAGCAGATCGCTGGTGCAAAAGGATCAGGCGCGCAGTCGCTGTACGTAGCAATGTTTGATGAAGTAGACGAGGGTACTGCGATCTTTAAAACCAAAAAAGAAGGCGAAACGCCCCTGAATGCCGAAGGAAAGTTTGTGGGCATTGAAGCCGACCTCCCTGCCGACCATTATTTATGGCTCACCGGGCAAGGCGCAAAATGGTTTCACGGGGCGGCGGGATACAGCGCGCAAAAGCCTGTCCGCTAGGAATGCATCACCTCGGGCATATCCTTCCTGAACTCTTCCGCATAAATGCGGCTGTACTCTCTGGCAAAATTCTCGTAGGTAGATTTGGCCAGGGAGTGCTTGCCCAAATGCGCGAGTGCCTTGCATTTCAGCGTCATGGCCTCTTCATTCACCGGATCAAAATAGAAGATGTAATTGGCGAGCCTGACCAGGAATTCGGGATCATCGGCTACCTTCACCGAACCGGCGTAGCGCAGGTAAGTATCAACAATTTCATTCGAAACTTCCGATTTGAAGGGATCCAGCCACTCGTAATTCTGGTTGGACAAAAAGCTGCCGCGCTTGGTAATGTCGGCCAGCTGCGCAATGTTTTCTTTCGTCAGCTCCTTGCCGGAAACAAGGTCGAGGTAATGCGCATAATCCACGTGAATATGCTTTTCGTCAATATCAATGCGCCAGTAGCCAGTCTCTTTCGAGACCTGGCAGTGGTGAAGTTTGTCCAGAATGCTTTTTAGCTTAGCAATATTCACAGACCGGTTATTGCGCGCACTTTCGGGATTTTTATCAAACCAAAGCAGCTCTTTCAATTTCTCCGAACTGATACCGGGCCGCCGCAGCGAATGCAGCAACAAAACAAGAAAAAGCTCTTTTAACAGCGGCGTGAACGATTTGGTGATCTCATTCCCCTGTTCGTCGAAAATCTGAAAATTCCCGAAAAGCGTAATGCTGTTAGTAGCCGGAAAATGCCGGGGAGCTGTATCGGGGACCGCAATAAGCTCAGCCGCCAGCTCGCTTTCAGGCTCAGCCAGAACCACCGGATCCGGCTGCGCCACATTACGGTCTGTCCTGCGCATCATGCCCCAGACGCGCCACGCGGCAATTGCGCCCAGCATGATCAATATTGCGACCAGAATCAATGTTAACATCACCCGGGTGTGCATTCCCGGATCCTGGGTCCGCACTTCGGTATCAAGTGGCGGAGCGTAGAGGGAGTGGATTGCCACATTCGTTTGTCCGTGCTCGTTAGTAAACTGCGTGACGGCCACAAAGCGATTGGAATGCGCGTCGAAAAACAGGTCGGCGAAGGATTTGGTATCCACAAACTGGTACTGAATCGGTGAGCCCACGCGCCTGATCTCCGGCTTCACCAGCGAACCCCTGATGAGCTGAAGTTGGGTGGCAAACTTGTCTTTTGGAAAAATCAAGGCATAAAACGTGCTGTCTTTTTCATTGACTACCATTGAATTAGCAAATACAAAATCTTCGCCCGGCACTTTCAACTCGTAAATGCGCTTGAAAGTATTGTCTTTCACATTGTAAAAAAGCAGATCGTACAGATTGCGCGGATTCAGGACCTGCCTGCCCGTCGTACTTCCGTAGCCGCCGATCACATAAGCACCACCGGTCGCCACGCCGAGCGAGGCCAGGTAGCGGGGCGTAAAAAGCGTATCGCGCCGCGACAAATCCATCCAGGCGCCGCTGCGCAGGTCGTATTTCTGGATATTGCCTTTGTATTCCAGATGCCCGTAGCCACCGAGGATGTAAATTGATGAATCTGCGGGCGAGAAAAACTTATTGGCATGCAGAAAATGCGTTTTCAGTGCGGGCTGGGTTACATTCTGGTTCCAGGCGCCGGAAGTAAGGTCCAGCTCGGAGACAGATTTTTCATTGATAAACAGATTGTAAATCCGGCCGGAGGATTTTTCAAACAAAACCTGATTATCCATGAAAAGTGACTGCCGGGCATAAGCTTTCACCGACAACTGCCCGGTGGCAATGCGGTAGCTGTAAAGCGAATCCTGCCCTACCACATATACAGAACCGGTTGCAGGATCGCCCGTAACCCGCGCCGGGCCGGTGATCGTGAAGTTTTGCAGCGGCTGCCAGCTGTGATGCATTTTTTTGATCCAGACCGGGTTACTTGTTTGTGCATTTGCGTGCCGGATCGTTTCGGCAGCTTCTGCACCTGCCATTTCATCGAGCGGCCACTGGTATTTTACTTTTCCGTCCTGGCTGATCTGTACGTCACGCACTTTCATCGGCGGCACGTCAGTTGTATGGAAATTCTTGTACTGGGCTGCGCCGAAGAGGATTTTATAGCAGGTTTTGTCACTTACCTGGTACGGGTGTGTAAAGGTTTTGTTACCCGCATGCAGCACAATCTGCTGTTTCTTCTGGTCAAAAAACAACCTCAGGCGGTTCCATTCGTAAAGCTGCGCGCCGGTAATGTCAAATGCAATGCTCGAAAAACGATCACCGGTCACCACTTTAAAACGCTGGGAAGCGGTGTCCGAGTTGTCGTAAAGAATATCCACATTCCGGTTATTGTCCCCGATCAGGCGGAGAATGTAGCCGAAATAGTTTTTCTGGTCGGGTAAAAAGGCGAGGTCGAAGGCGATTTCGAAGTTGTTGCCGGGGCATAAAGTAGTACCCGGACTCAGATCCAGCGCGGTACGCTTGTCCTGCACCACCTCAAAACTCCGGAACCCCAGCCCATAGGATTGCGCCCAGACGCGCGTGCACCCGGACAGAGAGGATATCAGCAGAAAAATGAACAGTAATAAACGTGACAGCATGTTGATGAAAATTCTGGCAACGGATCGAGGTAATATTAAGCTTCTATAAACACCGATTTACTTAATCCTGATTTGCGTAAACCCGTCTGCGGGTGAATCGGAATGTGATGTTCCGGATTTACAATTCTATTAAAATTAAATGATTTTATGTTGATAAAACAACCTTACTACACTATCCTGGTAGAAATGGCGGGACAATGCGGAAGTCGCACCACTTGAACTGATGAAAAATGAGCAGGCGAAGCGATCGGCTGGGATCGCAGGTTTTAAAAATGAGCAATTATGCGCTCCGGGAAAAATGTACAAGCCGTCTTGACTTTTGTCCATTCTTTCCGGCGGTTTCATGCACCACCTTTGTCATGTCGAAACTAAATGACAATCTGCTTACGGTTAGCAGGTTAACCCGAAAACTCAAACTTACTGCTCACATGAAAACGCTTACCCTGACCATCGCTCTTGTATTTACATTGATTCAGAGCCAAATCACTTTTGCACAAACACGCAAGCCCGCATCCCTGGGAAGAGAAGAGTACATTGAAGTTGAAAAAAATGTAAAACTGCACGTGATCGACCTGGGCGAAGGTCAGCCTGTGGTACTCATTCACGGGTGGCCGCTGAACAACGAGATGTATGAATATCAGTACCAGTATCTGGTGGAGAAAGGGTTCCGGGTGATCGGCATTTCCCTCCGTGGTTTCGGAAAATCGGACAGACCTTATGGAAAATATGACTTTGATACCTTCTCCGACGACATTAAAGTGGTGTTGGAAAAACTGAAGATCGAAAATGCCACGCTCGGCGGATTTTCAATGGGAAGTGCAGTGGTATTGCATTATGTAACCAAATACAACAGTGCGCATATCAGCAAGCTGGCCGTATTCGGCGCCACCGGCCCGTCGTGGAAACAACGTGGAGGTTATCCGTACGGAATCACCGACCAGGGTGCAGCCGATCTGATCAAGCAGACTAAAACAAACCGTGAGCAGCTGGTGGCAGGTTTTGGAAAAGCATTTGCCGGACAGGAAGGCGGACTTTCCGAAGAAACGATGAAATGGTTGGAAAGCATCAATCTGAATGCTTCACCTTATGCTACCATACAGGCAATCAGTGCATTGAGAGATCTGGACCTTCGTCCTGTTTTGTCAAACATCAAAATTCCGGTCGCGATATTCCATGGTGTGAATGATAAACTGTGTGATTTCGCTGGCGCAGAGCAGCTGCAAAAAGCCATTCAAGGTTCGCACATCATCAAATTTGAAAAAGGAGGCCACGGGTTTTTCGTGGAAGAAATGGACAAATTCAACACCGAACTCGAAAAATTCGCAAGAAACTGATTAACCAAATGTACCTGCAAAGCTGTCCATGCATTGCAGGTACATTTTATTATTTACAAAACTTAAAAAGACCAGGCATTAATCAGCGTATTTAGCCGTGCGTACAGTCTGACTTCGTTTGAATAGGGCTTACATATCCGGTCATTTTCAAAGACGAAACACATACTATTAATTAAAGCTCGACCGGTATTTCATTGGCGACATTTTGGTTTTGTTCTTGAAAAGTTTGTGAAAAGATTGAGGGTACTCAAAACCCATCTGGTAAGCGATCTCACTAATCTGCAAATCAGTAGTAGTCAACAACTGCTTTGCCTTTTCAATTACTTTCGCCTGAATATGTTGCTGGGCGGTCTGACCCGAAGTAATACGGAGCATATCGCTTAGGTAGTCAGCGGACAAATTTAATTCTTCGGCAATTTGCCGGACAGTCGGCAATCCTTTTTGCAGGTTCAGGTATTGGTCAAGTACATTTTCCAGGCGGATCAGTATCTCATCGTTGGCAACTTTGCGGGTGATGAACTGACGCGCATAAAACCGGCTGCTGTATTGGAGCAGGAGCTCAATCTGAGCAATCATTACGTCCTGGCTGAAATTATCAATACCGCCCTGATATTCACTTTCTATGCTGGAAAATATGCCTTCAATTTTCGCTTCTTCCTGCTCAGACAAATGCAATGCTTCGTGTAGTTCGTACGAGAAAAAGTGAAAGTTCCTGATCCTGGCAGCGAGTGGCGTATTTGCGATAAAATCCGGATGAAACATGAAGGTAGTGCCGCCCGGCGGTTTGGTGCCGGTGCTTAGCTTTAACAGGAGCTGATTGGGGGAAATAAAAGCCATCATCCCTTCATCAAAGTCATAATGCCGGTGACCGTATTTCAACTTGCCATCGTAATCCTTCTTTATGGAAATGCAGTAAAAATTTAAGGTAAAATGCTGCAATTCGGTCAAAACGTTGAAATCGGCATCTTCGTGGCGGAAAATGCTGATCAGGGGATGTTTGGGCTTAGGCAACCCGAGCAGTCTGTGCTGCTCGGATATGGAGTTGATCAGGTATGGCTTGTTCACTTACTAAAATTACAAGGTTTGCATATCAATGACAAAGCGGTACCGGACATCGCCCTTTTGCATCCGGTCGAATGCATGATGAATGTCTTTGATGTCAATCAGTTCAATATCAGAGACAATCCCGTGTTCCGCACAAAAATCCAGCATCTCCTGTGTTTCCGGCAGGCCACCCGCGCCAGACCCGGCAATCACCTTATTACCAGTTCCAATGAAAAGGAGCTCACCTCCCAGGGCTTGGCCGGCATCCCTACATTTACATAAATCCCATTGGTTTTGAGGATGGAAAGATACGGATTGACATCACTGTTTCCGGAAACGGTATCCAGCACAAAATCGAAGGTTTTAAAAGCTGCTTTCATCTGCTCTTCATCCCTGGAAATAATAAAATGGGATGCTCCGAGCTGTTTTGCAGCTTCCTGCTTGCCCGGAGAAGTGCTCAGCACGGTTACTTCCGCGCCCAATGCATTCCCAAACTTCACGGCCATATGCCCCAGTCCGCCCAGACCGACGACAGCCAGCTTATGGCCCTTGCCAACATGCCATCTTTTTAGCGGCGAGTAGGTCGTGATGCCTGCACAAAGCAGTGGCGCCACACCTGCCAGGTCCAGCTTTTCCGAAATGTGATGCACAAAGTCCTCATTGACAACGATGGTGTTGGAATACCCGCCGTATGCAGGCAAATTGTCGTGATCCAGGTTGTTGTAGGTTTGAACTGCGGCCACCGAGCAAAATTGCTCCTGACCATTTTTACAATCCGGGCATTCGCGGCATGAATCCACCATTACACCCACCCCACCCAGATCGCCGATGGCGAACTTTCCGGCATGGGCTCCCACTGCGCTGATGCGGCCCACGATCTCATGGCCGGGAACCATCGGGAAGATACCGGGAAACCATTCGTTGCGGGTCAGGTGTATGTCGGTATGACAAACCCCGCAGTACAGGATTTCGATCTGTACATCATGCGCGCCGATGTCGCGCCTTTCAAATTGCCAGGGCGCAAGTGGGCTTTCTGCCGTTTGCGCCGCATATCCTTTTGCTGCTATCATAATA harbors:
- a CDS encoding RagB/SusD family nutrient uptake outer membrane protein; the encoded protein is MRFLKQIFITTLILTAASCNVLDKQPLDKLQGEALFSNPEGVKLYMANLYYQLPIEDFTFFRQGFNWNTGDPNNGGFAPAMITDEAVHTEFGDFIGNDDFQWWDQGYKLIRDVNILIDIIPTLDITEEENKALVGESAFIRAYAYFALAKRYGGVPLITAVQKYEGDVESLKVPRSTEKETWDFVLKECDTAISNLADSWPGGERRATKWVAYALKSRAALHAASIAKYGDRSPISGTAVDQKLVGLDKSAAAEYYKAAIEASEAIINSSKFGLFKPNPATPAEAANNYRLLFEDPNNAPEEAIFIKGYARPGSGTGHNYGIWYQPNQTANGWPHPGRMNPTLELMDVYESYDKPGQSAPIVTSAAANDLTDYNGFNAAKQYKRYNDPAGIFEGKDARMWATMILPGTSWKGQKIVIQAGFVKPDGGTQIMGGDPFTLNGKTYYTYGAADRTQYSGFDTWGGNNTRTGVSFKKFLNEGQNIPPGWNQTTTDFADFRYAEILLNYAEAIVESGQGDKVKGAKALNDIRHRAAHKTDVPLTIDNVIRERRVELAFENKRFWDLIRRREYHTMFNNTIRHAILPVLDLRVTPAQYIFVRTNVPRSNPSTFDYKQYYRYIPGIGANGLVQNPQY
- a CDS encoding helix-turn-helix domain-containing protein; translated protein: MNKPYLINSISEQHRLLGLPKPKHPLISIFRHEDADFNVLTELQHFTLNFYCISIKKDYDGKLKYGHRHYDFDEGMMAFISPNQLLLKLSTGTKPPGGTTFMFHPDFIANTPLAARIRNFHFFSYELHEALHLSEQEEAKIEGIFSSIESEYQGGIDNFSQDVMIAQIELLLQYSSRFYARQFITRKVANDEILIRLENVLDQYLNLQKGLPTVRQIAEELNLSADYLSDMLRITSGQTAQQHIQAKVIEKAKQLLTTTDLQISEIAYQMGFEYPQSFHKLFKNKTKMSPMKYRSSFN
- a CDS encoding DUF3823 domain-containing protein is translated as MKKITTFFSVLLLIIVAAACSIDNYPAPDAQLYGTFLDAETNEPVEQDIIRGSVIEYIEQGYASQTKQTMIVKNDGTYRNNLIFANTYSIAPVRGNFVPLSPQEVQVAGETQLDFKVQPYIRVKDAKIEKVGSKIVATFKLQQTMINNVRKIGLYAHPQPSVGEPMRVALVEQEINATTDPNKTYTLELDAAANANVLKTGSQYFFRVGALIDAPESKFNYAKAVRLGL
- a CDS encoding galactose oxidase, whose amino-acid sequence is MLSRLLLFIFLLISSLSGCTRVWAQSYGLGFRSFEVVQDKRTALDLSPGTTLCPGNNFEIAFDLAFLPDQKNYFGYILRLIGDNNRNVDILYDNSDTASQRFKVVTGDRFSSIAFDITGAQLYEWNRLRLFFDQKKQQIVLHAGNKTFTHPYQVSDKTCYKILFGAAQYKNFHTTDVPPMKVRDVQISQDGKVKYQWPLDEMAGAEAAETIRHANAQTSNPVWIKKMHHSWQPLQNFTITGPARVTGDPATGSVYVVGQDSLYSYRIATGQLSVKAYARQSLFMDNQVLFEKSSGRIYNLFINEKSVSELDLTSGAWNQNVTQPALKTHFLHANKFFSPADSSIYILGGYGHLEYKGNIQKYDLRSGAWMDLSRRDTLFTPRYLASLGVATGGAYVIGGYGSTTGRQVLNPRNLYDLLFYNVKDNTFKRIYELKVPGEDFVFANSMVVNEKDSTFYALIFPKDKFATQLQLIRGSLVKPEIRRVGSPIQYQFVDTKSFADLFFDAHSNRFVAVTQFTNEHGQTNVAIHSLYAPPLDTEVRTQDPGMHTRVMLTLILVAILIMLGAIAAWRVWGMMRRTDRNVAQPDPVVLAEPESELAAELIAVPDTAPRHFPATNSITLFGNFQIFDEQGNEITKSFTPLLKELFLVLLLHSLRRPGISSEKLKELLWFDKNPESARNNRSVNIAKLKSILDKLHHCQVSKETGYWRIDIDEKHIHVDYAHYLDLVSGKELTKENIAQLADITKRGSFLSNQNYEWLDPFKSEVSNEIVDTYLRYAGSVKVADDPEFLVRLANYIFYFDPVNEEAMTLKCKALAHLGKHSLAKSTYENFAREYSRIYAEEFRKDMPEVMHS
- a CDS encoding NAD(P)-dependent alcohol dehydrogenase, whose product is MIAAKGYAAQTAESPLAPWQFERRDIGAHDVQIEILYCGVCHTDIHLTRNEWFPGIFPMVPGHEIVGRISAVGAHAGKFAIGDLGGVGVMVDSCRECPDCKNGQEQFCSVAAVQTYNNLDHDNLPAYGGYSNTIVVNEDFVHHISEKLDLAGVAPLLCAGITTYSPLKRWHVGKGHKLAVVGLGGLGHMAVKFGNALGAEVTVLSTSPGKQEAAKQLGASHFIISRDEEQMKAAFKTFDFVLDTVSGNSDVNPYLSILKTNGIYVNVGMPAKPWEVSSFSLELVIR
- a CDS encoding alpha/beta fold hydrolase, which gives rise to MKTLTLTIALVFTLIQSQITFAQTRKPASLGREEYIEVEKNVKLHVIDLGEGQPVVLIHGWPLNNEMYEYQYQYLVEKGFRVIGISLRGFGKSDRPYGKYDFDTFSDDIKVVLEKLKIENATLGGFSMGSAVVLHYVTKYNSAHISKLAVFGATGPSWKQRGGYPYGITDQGAADLIKQTKTNREQLVAGFGKAFAGQEGGLSEETMKWLESINLNASPYATIQAISALRDLDLRPVLSNIKIPVAIFHGVNDKLCDFAGAEQLQKAIQGSHIIKFEKGGHGFFVEEMDKFNTELEKFARN
- a CDS encoding glycoside hydrolase family 71/99-like protein, translated to MRLFLLPLILLTFCCGGTEPAAEPGPTPVDEVKYDETGVLFKSYKGLVMAGYQGWFTAEGDGADRGWHHYQKSGRFEPGFASVDFWPDVTEYAKTYNTAFKYANGEVAKVYSPYDEESVDLHFKWMKEHDIDGVYMQRFVGEVKSEKGKNHFNKVLANALKASKKYGRALSIMYDLSGSSSADMDFLAKDWEELQQQFALFDNIKNPTYLRHNGRPLLAIWGVGFNDGRNYTVADIQKLMEKVKGPTKKASVLLGVPYYWRTLEKDTENTPLLHQLIKSADIIMPWAVGRYNAGSYTSVAGPTLPGDIAWCKTNNIDYAPLVFPGFSWGNLKNDKSLYNQIPRAKGDFLWQQIAGAKGSGAQSLYVAMFDEVDEGTAIFKTKKEGETPLNAEGKFVGIEADLPADHYLWLTGQGAKWFHGAAGYSAQKPVR